One part of the Leucobacter triazinivorans genome encodes these proteins:
- a CDS encoding FecCD family ABC transporter permease, translating to MNRLAAHRPPGGRRVLRLGTLSLLVRPRTALVAIALVGVALLAGAAALTVGSLPVPFGAVPGAVLGIADDATVVRAVQGVRLPRVLSALGAGAALGISGAVFQSLSRNALGSPDVIGFTTGAATGALVQIVLFGAQPTQVALGTVVGGAVAAGLVLLLARRGGGMAGRQMILVGIGIGAIASAINGLLLVRGTIDASSQANLWLSGSLDARQWGHALPVLLGVAVVLPVVLLLSRRATLMELGDDVAEQLGVRTERTRLALVICAVALAALATAAVGPIAFVALAAPQLVRRLMRADAPPVVGGAAMGAVLLVIADLATQLLPVTFAVPVGRMTGVIGGLYLLWLLLPGRGSAEGRGWR from the coding sequence GTGAACCGCCTCGCGGCGCACCGCCCCCCGGGCGGGCGGCGCGTCCTGCGCCTCGGGACGCTCTCGCTGCTCGTGCGCCCCCGTACCGCTCTCGTCGCGATCGCGCTGGTCGGAGTCGCCCTGCTCGCGGGCGCCGCTGCGCTGACGGTGGGCAGTCTGCCGGTGCCCTTCGGCGCGGTGCCCGGGGCCGTGCTCGGAATCGCCGACGACGCGACGGTCGTGCGCGCGGTGCAGGGCGTTCGGCTGCCGCGGGTGCTCAGCGCGCTCGGGGCGGGCGCTGCGCTCGGCATCTCCGGGGCGGTCTTCCAGTCGCTCTCTCGCAACGCCCTCGGATCGCCCGACGTGATCGGGTTCACGACGGGCGCGGCCACGGGTGCGCTCGTGCAGATCGTACTCTTCGGGGCGCAGCCGACCCAGGTGGCGCTCGGCACGGTCGTGGGCGGCGCCGTCGCCGCCGGGCTCGTGCTCCTCCTCGCGCGCCGCGGCGGCGGGATGGCCGGGCGGCAGATGATCCTCGTCGGGATCGGCATCGGGGCCATCGCCTCGGCGATCAACGGTCTGCTGCTCGTGCGGGGCACGATCGACGCGTCGAGCCAGGCCAATCTCTGGCTCTCCGGATCGCTCGACGCCCGTCAGTGGGGGCATGCCCTGCCGGTGCTGCTCGGGGTCGCGGTGGTGCTGCCGGTCGTGCTCCTGCTCTCCCGTCGCGCGACGCTGATGGAGCTCGGCGACGACGTCGCCGAGCAGCTCGGGGTGCGCACCGAGCGCACCCGGCTCGCGCTCGTGATCTGCGCCGTCGCGCTCGCCGCGCTCGCCACCGCGGCGGTCGGGCCGATCGCGTTCGTCGCGCTCGCCGCGCCGCAGCTGGTGCGGCGCCTGATGCGGGCCGATGCGCCTCCGGTCGTCGGCGGGGCCGCGATGGGGGCGGTCCTGCTGGTGATCGCGGATCTCGCGACCCAACTGCTTCCGGTGACTTTCGCGGTGCCGGTCGGCCGGATGACGGGTGTCATCGGGGGCCTGTATCTGCTGTGGCTGTTGCTGCCGGGTCGTGGCTCGGCAGAAGGAAGGGGATGGCGCTGA
- a CDS encoding FecCD family ABC transporter permease, translating to MTATASPAVPRTPAPAVGDTARRADGPPATRRRAAAVLIVAGLLVGALVVLSSLVGTRMLVPSDLWRVVADFDPADDAHLLLVNRRLPRAALAVLVGAGLGAAGVVMQSLTRNPIAEPGLLGVSAGAAVAVAVAIALAGIVAPIAYFGAALVGAAAAGALVMLLGGVRRGSDPVRLVLAGAALAVVLGALAQIVIVNGDEQVFDRYRAWAVGSLAGRDLEVLPLAAACIGAGLALAAALSRALDAAALGPETARALGSRPAAVWAVAGLAVVVLSGGATAAAGPIAFVGLTAPHIARLLVGSDHRRMLPVAMALGAALVLIADVLGRVVAPPGEVGVGIMVALLGGPFFVALVRRRRLAPL from the coding sequence ATGACTGCCACCGCATCCCCCGCCGTTCCTCGTACTCCGGCGCCCGCCGTCGGCGACACGGCGCGTCGCGCCGACGGGCCGCCGGCCACCCGGCGTCGCGCCGCCGCCGTGCTCATCGTCGCCGGTCTGCTCGTCGGCGCGCTCGTCGTGCTGAGCTCTCTCGTGGGCACGCGCATGCTCGTGCCGTCGGACCTCTGGCGCGTCGTCGCCGACTTCGATCCCGCCGACGACGCGCACCTGCTGCTCGTCAACCGCCGTCTCCCGCGCGCCGCGCTGGCGGTGCTCGTGGGGGCGGGGCTCGGCGCGGCAGGCGTCGTCATGCAGTCGCTCACCCGCAACCCGATCGCCGAGCCCGGACTGCTCGGTGTGAGCGCCGGGGCGGCCGTCGCCGTCGCCGTGGCGATCGCTCTGGCGGGCATCGTCGCCCCGATCGCCTACTTCGGGGCGGCCCTCGTGGGCGCCGCCGCAGCGGGAGCGCTCGTGATGCTGCTCGGCGGCGTGCGCCGGGGATCGGACCCCGTGCGCCTCGTGCTCGCGGGTGCCGCGCTGGCCGTGGTGCTCGGGGCGCTCGCGCAGATCGTCATCGTCAACGGCGACGAGCAGGTCTTCGACCGCTACCGCGCCTGGGCGGTCGGCTCGCTCGCGGGCCGCGACCTCGAGGTGCTTCCGCTCGCCGCGGCGTGCATCGGCGCGGGGCTCGCGCTCGCCGCCGCGCTGTCGCGAGCCCTCGATGCCGCAGCGCTCGGGCCGGAGACGGCGCGCGCGCTGGGCTCGCGCCCCGCCGCGGTCTGGGCGGTGGCCGGTCTCGCGGTGGTGGTGCTCTCGGGCGGTGCCACCGCGGCCGCCGGCCCGATCGCCTTCGTCGGGCTCACCGCGCCGCACATCGCCCGCCTGCTGGTGGGCTCGGATCACCGCCGCATGCTGCCCGTGGCGATGGCGCTCGGCGCCGCACTCGTGCTGATCGCAGACGTGCTGGGCAGGGTCGTGGCGCCGCCGGGCGAGGTCGGCGTGGGGATCATGGTCGCCCTCCTCGGCGGGCCATTCTTCGTCGCGCTCGTGCGACGTCGGCGATTGGCGCCGCTGTGA
- a CDS encoding SDR family NAD(P)-dependent oxidoreductase, which produces MRELLEQYPQYRLRVLVNNAAKLLSPSFAETEFADFDRYFAVNARAPFFLAQRLVQVMPEGGSIVNVSSASAHFSSPGDIVYAMSKAAVESLTKNMAEAVAAQGIRVNAVIPGFTDNGHPGFGKPAVLEYMSSFSVLGGVSQPETVAAAVAFLASDAAARTTGALLDVTGGSILGARGSRSHSVKDLLVPDAGQAPG; this is translated from the coding sequence GTGCGGGAGCTGCTGGAGCAGTATCCGCAGTACCGGCTGCGGGTACTGGTGAACAACGCCGCGAAGCTGCTCAGCCCGTCGTTCGCCGAGACCGAGTTCGCCGACTTCGACCGCTACTTCGCGGTCAACGCCCGGGCCCCGTTCTTTCTCGCGCAGCGACTGGTGCAGGTGATGCCCGAGGGCGGCTCGATCGTCAACGTCTCGTCTGCGTCGGCGCACTTCTCGAGCCCGGGGGACATCGTCTACGCGATGAGCAAGGCCGCGGTCGAGTCGCTCACGAAGAACATGGCCGAGGCGGTCGCAGCGCAGGGGATCCGCGTGAACGCCGTGATCCCGGGTTTCACCGACAACGGCCACCCCGGCTTCGGCAAGCCGGCCGTGCTGGAGTACATGTCGTCGTTCTCCGTGCTCGGCGGAGTCTCTCAACCGGAGACGGTGGCGGCCGCGGTCGCGTTCCTCGCTTCGGACGCGGCGGCGCGCACCACGGGAGCCCTGCTCGACGTGACGGGCGGCAGCATTCTCGGTGCGCGAGGATCGCGCAGCCACTCCGTGAAGGATCTGCTGGTGCCGGACGCAGGGCAAGCTCCTGGGTGA
- a CDS encoding ABC transporter ATP-binding protein, whose product MALMTDSLEAQGLTLRYDRRTIVEELDVRLPEGRITVILGANACGKSTLLRGLARLLVPAEGRVLLDGTDVRELGPKALARRVGFLPQAASAPGGVTVAELVARGRYPHQRVLQQWSAEDADAVNDAMRATGVSALHDRPIDELSGGQRQRVWIAMLLAQQTSVMLLDEPTTYLDIAHQLEVLELCRRLNREEGRTVVLVLHDLDQACRYADHLVVMCDGRILDAGPPAGVMTERLIAEAFGLEALVQAHPVTGSPMIVPIAPIAPIAPISRDAPAAAGAAEAIA is encoded by the coding sequence ATGGCGCTGATGACCGATTCGCTCGAGGCGCAGGGACTCACGCTGCGCTACGATCGGCGCACGATCGTGGAAGAGCTCGACGTGCGGCTGCCCGAGGGGCGCATCACGGTGATCCTGGGCGCGAACGCGTGCGGCAAGTCGACGCTGCTGCGCGGGCTCGCCCGGCTGCTCGTGCCCGCCGAGGGACGGGTGCTGCTCGACGGGACGGACGTGCGCGAGTTGGGTCCGAAGGCGCTCGCGCGCCGCGTGGGGTTCCTGCCGCAGGCGGCGTCGGCGCCGGGCGGGGTGACCGTGGCGGAGCTCGTCGCGCGCGGGCGGTACCCGCACCAGCGCGTGCTGCAGCAGTGGTCTGCGGAGGACGCCGACGCGGTGAACGACGCGATGCGCGCGACGGGGGTGTCCGCGCTGCACGATCGCCCGATCGACGAGCTGTCGGGGGGCCAGCGGCAGCGGGTCTGGATCGCGATGCTGCTCGCCCAGCAGACGTCCGTGATGCTGCTCGACGAACCCACGACCTATCTCGACATCGCGCATCAGCTCGAGGTGCTGGAATTGTGTCGACGGCTGAACCGCGAGGAGGGCCGCACCGTGGTGCTCGTGCTGCACGATCTCGACCAGGCCTGCCGCTATGCCGACCACCTCGTGGTGATGTGCGACGGGCGGATCCTCGACGCCGGGCCGCCGGCCGGGGTGATGACCGAGCGGCTGATCGCGGAGGCGTTCGGGCTGGAGGCGCTGGTGCAGGCGCATCCCGTCACCGGGAGCCCCATGATCGTGCCGATCGCCCCGATCGCCCCGATCGCCCCGATCTCGCGGGACGCCCCGGCGGCCGCCGGCGCAGCGGAGGCGATCGCGTGA
- a CDS encoding siderophore-interacting protein, producing the protein MTSTAKTHPIEGANRSGQTRVALLPTVGRRLLRVQRTERITPRYRRIVFVGADLGADFPVRRFAPTDHVKLFFPHPRTGELVLPMITERGWELPQDAGDPIFRDYTVRSFDAAARELAIDFVLHDHGVAGRWAGSAGPGDEIGQLGPRGNVLFPEDYPHYLAAGDETALPAIARFVEEAPRGSRVTAVIEVADLGEEQKLRAADGVELDLRWVHRDRARIGEGHLSALETAVRAAGLAPEERVFAFVAGEANALKPIRRFLRRELGYGKEQVDVDGYWKRGVVNLDHHADESEEPDSE; encoded by the coding sequence ATGACCAGCACCGCGAAGACGCACCCGATCGAGGGCGCGAACCGCTCCGGACAGACCCGGGTGGCGCTGCTCCCGACCGTCGGCCGCCGCCTGCTGCGCGTGCAGCGCACGGAGCGCATCACGCCGCGCTACCGGCGCATCGTGTTCGTCGGAGCGGATCTCGGCGCGGACTTCCCCGTGCGCCGCTTCGCGCCGACCGACCATGTGAAGCTGTTCTTCCCACACCCGCGGACCGGTGAGCTGGTGCTCCCGATGATCACGGAGCGCGGCTGGGAGCTTCCGCAGGACGCGGGCGATCCGATCTTCCGCGACTACACCGTGCGCTCGTTCGATGCGGCCGCTCGAGAGCTGGCCATCGACTTCGTGCTGCACGACCACGGCGTGGCCGGTAGGTGGGCGGGCAGCGCGGGCCCGGGTGATGAGATCGGCCAGCTCGGCCCGCGGGGCAACGTGCTCTTCCCGGAGGACTACCCGCACTACCTCGCCGCCGGAGACGAGACGGCGCTGCCCGCGATCGCGCGATTCGTGGAGGAGGCGCCCCGGGGCTCGCGGGTGACCGCGGTGATCGAGGTGGCCGACCTCGGCGAGGAGCAGAAGCTGCGCGCCGCCGACGGGGTCGAGCTGGATCTGCGCTGGGTGCACCGCGACCGAGCCCGGATCGGCGAGGGGCACCTGTCCGCGCTCGAGACCGCCGTGCGCGCGGCGGGGCTCGCGCCCGAGGAGCGCGTCTTCGCGTTCGTGGCCGGTGAGGCGAACGCGCTCAAGCCGATCCGCCGCTTTCTGCGCCGCGAGCTCGGGTACGGCAAGGAGCAGGTCGACGTCGACGGGTATTGGAAGCGCGGTGTCGTGAATCTGGATCACCACGCCGACGAGTCGGAGGAGCCGGACTCCGAGTGA
- a CDS encoding TetR/AcrR family transcriptional regulator has protein sequence MNRVGEVRRKQQRGIRTRMALLEAAGRVFSRMEYDKAKLKDISDDAGISLGSLYFHFGNKDDVAAAVLDAQQERMTEVLSSVVETEGSSLGRLLDLLDGVAELISADALVQAGIRLVGSLPDELKDRGYGFYEEWQRVAETLIREGLEDGSVTSTAPAPELAEVVHETFIGAQVLSGMMDGWQTLPARIERARPRLEALLAPEA, from the coding sequence GTGAACCGAGTGGGAGAAGTGCGTCGGAAGCAGCAGCGCGGGATCAGAACGCGCATGGCCCTGCTCGAGGCGGCGGGTCGGGTGTTCTCGCGGATGGAGTACGACAAGGCGAAGTTGAAGGACATCTCCGATGATGCGGGGATCAGCCTGGGGTCGTTGTACTTCCATTTCGGGAACAAGGATGATGTGGCTGCTGCGGTGCTGGATGCGCAGCAGGAGCGGATGACCGAGGTGCTGTCGTCGGTGGTGGAGACGGAGGGGTCGTCTCTGGGGCGGTTGTTGGATCTGCTGGATGGTGTGGCGGAGTTGATCTCGGCGGATGCGCTGGTGCAGGCGGGGATTCGTCTGGTGGGTTCGTTGCCGGATGAGTTGAAGGATCGCGGGTACGGGTTCTACGAGGAGTGGCAGCGGGTGGCGGAGACGCTGATCCGCGAGGGCCTCGAAGACGGCTCCGTCACCTCGACTGCTCCGGCCCCCGAACTGGCGGAGGTCGTGCACGAGACCTTCATCGGCGCGCAGGTGCTCTCGGGCATGATGGACGGCTGGCAGACGCTGCCGGCGCGTATCGAGCGCGCGCGCCCGCGCTTGGAGGCGCTGCTCGCGCCCGAGGCCTGA
- a CDS encoding helix-turn-helix domain-containing protein, producing MSSLRSFDLTAIPAWPTRATLDGNAPVLLWVVAGSASAALDSGHWRLASGEALWIPAGRRAQVRGASDSCVLPIRVRSADRAAGPTAPTRVTVPARSRDALLAAFMRSLGVLRGGGVRATAILAWIGHGCPVAQPPALPRSPELRRVAEELLEDPSRSPAEIGASHGMGGSVLARRFRAETGWTPVRWRARHVLARAAERILVDGSVAAGVAGTAYGSPQAFARAFRREWGATPGDLLRDHPTPAPVDRRVAVLGPQCNGYHVVVWVASGTARLEIDGAEEPLRASDIACLPAGSTVALRADAGSAVMPIGWLPGGCELGRGVVSRVGPEAHETLIRLAAWEYAGVGPLGAGEARAALQTALGVDDPVSLDPETTRAAYEVLARLARAPEDGRSSEALAAQARVAPAALRRAVEQLTGTTLSTWRARARMSWARRMLREGEPPTRVARRVGYADGAAFTRAFTRAHGRSPKRFQEAELRSLPEGGRGAA from the coding sequence TTGTCCTCACTCCGCTCCTTCGACCTCACGGCGATCCCCGCCTGGCCGACCCGAGCGACCCTGGACGGGAATGCGCCGGTGCTCCTGTGGGTCGTCGCCGGCAGTGCGTCGGCGGCGCTCGATTCCGGCCACTGGCGCCTCGCGTCCGGCGAAGCGCTCTGGATCCCCGCAGGGCGGCGCGCCCAGGTGCGGGGGGCCTCCGACTCCTGCGTGCTGCCGATCCGGGTGCGGAGCGCGGATCGCGCCGCGGGACCGACCGCGCCCACCCGAGTGACCGTCCCCGCCCGCTCGCGGGACGCGCTGCTCGCGGCGTTCATGCGCAGTCTCGGCGTGCTGCGCGGCGGCGGCGTGCGAGCGACCGCCATCCTCGCCTGGATCGGGCACGGCTGCCCCGTGGCCCAGCCCCCGGCGCTGCCGCGCTCCCCCGAACTGCGCCGAGTCGCCGAGGAGCTGCTCGAGGACCCGTCTCGCTCACCGGCCGAGATCGGGGCGTCGCACGGGATGGGCGGCAGCGTGCTCGCACGACGGTTCCGCGCCGAGACCGGGTGGACGCCGGTGCGCTGGCGCGCGAGACACGTGCTCGCGCGGGCCGCTGAGCGGATCCTGGTCGACGGGAGCGTCGCCGCGGGCGTGGCCGGCACGGCGTACGGGAGCCCGCAGGCCTTCGCCCGCGCGTTCCGCCGCGAGTGGGGGGCGACCCCGGGAGACCTGCTGCGGGACCACCCGACCCCCGCACCGGTGGACCGCCGCGTCGCGGTGCTCGGCCCGCAGTGCAACGGCTACCACGTGGTGGTCTGGGTGGCCTCCGGCACGGCCCGACTGGAGATCGACGGCGCGGAGGAGCCGCTGCGCGCGAGCGACATCGCGTGCCTGCCGGCCGGCTCGACCGTTGCGCTCCGCGCCGACGCGGGTTCCGCGGTGATGCCGATCGGATGGCTGCCGGGCGGATGCGAGCTGGGCCGCGGGGTCGTCTCCCGGGTCGGCCCCGAGGCGCACGAGACGCTGATCCGCCTGGCGGCCTGGGAGTATGCGGGCGTCGGGCCGCTGGGCGCCGGCGAGGCTCGTGCGGCGCTGCAGACGGCGCTCGGCGTCGACGATCCCGTGTCGCTCGACCCCGAGACCACCCGGGCCGCCTACGAGGTGCTGGCCCGCCTCGCCCGCGCACCGGAGGACGGCCGCTCATCGGAGGCGCTCGCGGCACAGGCCCGCGTGGCCCCCGCCGCGCTGCGACGGGCGGTGGAGCAGCTCACCGGCACCACGCTCTCGACGTGGCGGGCGCGCGCCCGGATGTCGTGGGCGCGGCGCATGCTGCGCGAGGGCGAACCCCCGACCCGGGTGGCGCGCCGCGTGGGATACGCCGATGGGGCCGCCTTCACCCGCGCGTTCACGCGCGCCCACGGCCGCTCGCCGAAGCGGTTCCAGGAGGCAGAACTCCGTTCGCTGCCGGAGGGCGGGCGCGGCGCCGCGTAG
- a CDS encoding LLM class flavin-dependent oxidoreductase: protein MTLLTGFTAAPTWMRGQAWRRADSRVEELLSGAPIVDAVVLAEQAGFDAVFRPDALTLPIDTIREDPAHLGLDPVVQAAQLAAATHRIALIPTVSATFSEPYPVARQLVSLEHLAPGRIGWNVVTSRTGDGQFSVARLPDSAARWRRAEELIDAVESLRAGFPAAALRADRTDGTLVDPALVRPSDHAGEHFRVAGPLPLPGAVPEAGAAPRRLPLLIAGGGPAQALAGRRADAVFAAAVEPMAGRAQRSAIRDAAAAAGRADPPRLLPGLSLLLADTREQARELARTSAPAGAGRPPGGPHWTVIGTPEDAVASIAERARHGGLDGFIVFPIGWWRSVELVCGAVMPRLRELGLIASEPHPDPFTTRQETHE from the coding sequence GTGACCCTCCTCACCGGGTTCACCGCGGCCCCCACGTGGATGCGCGGCCAGGCGTGGCGGCGGGCCGACTCGCGGGTCGAGGAGCTGCTCTCGGGCGCTCCGATCGTCGACGCGGTGGTGCTGGCCGAGCAGGCCGGCTTCGACGCGGTCTTCCGCCCGGACGCGCTCACGCTGCCGATCGACACGATCCGGGAGGATCCGGCGCATCTCGGGCTCGACCCGGTCGTGCAGGCCGCCCAGCTCGCCGCGGCGACGCATCGGATCGCGCTCATCCCGACCGTGTCGGCGACGTTCTCGGAACCCTATCCCGTCGCGCGGCAGCTCGTCTCGCTGGAGCATCTGGCACCCGGGCGGATCGGCTGGAACGTGGTGACCTCGAGGACGGGCGACGGCCAGTTCTCGGTCGCCCGCCTGCCGGATTCCGCGGCCCGGTGGCGGCGCGCCGAAGAGCTCATCGACGCGGTGGAGTCGCTCCGCGCGGGATTCCCCGCCGCGGCCCTGCGCGCAGACCGCACGGACGGCACTCTCGTCGATCCGGCCCTCGTGCGACCGAGCGATCATGCCGGCGAGCACTTCCGGGTCGCCGGTCCGCTGCCCCTGCCGGGTGCGGTTCCCGAGGCGGGCGCCGCGCCGCGCCGACTCCCCCTGCTGATCGCCGGCGGCGGCCCGGCGCAGGCGCTCGCGGGCCGTCGCGCCGACGCCGTGTTCGCCGCCGCCGTCGAGCCGATGGCCGGTCGCGCGCAGCGCTCCGCGATCCGCGACGCCGCAGCCGCCGCCGGCCGCGCGGATCCTCCCCGATTGCTGCCCGGGCTCAGCCTGCTGCTCGCCGACACGCGCGAGCAGGCGCGCGAGCTCGCGCGCACGAGCGCCCCCGCGGGAGCAGGGCGCCCTCCGGGTGGGCCGCACTGGACCGTGATCGGCACGCCCGAGGACGCCGTAGCCTCGATCGCGGAGCGGGCGCGGCATGGCGGGCTCGACGGCTTCATCGTGTTCCCCATCGGATGGTGGCGATCGGTGGAGCTCGTCTGCGGAGCCGTCATGCCCCGGCTCCGTGAGCTCGGGCTGATCGCCTCCGAGCCCCATCCCGACCCGTTCACGACACGACAGGAGACGCACGAATGA
- the fepB gene encoding Fe2+-enterobactin ABC transporter substrate-binding protein, with the protein MNTHATVRRRAVAMLGLALTGAIALSGCAAPAAEETAQADAPAAAAEWPRTFENADGTTTEIPEQPERVVSTAVSVTGTLLAIDAPVVASGSQVGGVWFDQWADVADEREVDNLWSVGEFDLEAVMASDPDLIVVATSGRDALTDQVADLQSVAPTVVVDYGAQTWQDLALELGAATGLESEAEGAVDDFDALVGETAAAIDVPDGTANIVSFNGPGQDNPIGRVGGSHADLLESLGFTVEDPDPSWHTQAQGRSDFVWASYEMLLQLTSETTFILSADDEMAQGFATDPVLANVPSVAAGQVYGLGVNSFRMDPYSSAEIVEHVRDLFS; encoded by the coding sequence ATGAACACACACGCAACCGTGCGCCGCCGCGCCGTCGCCATGCTCGGTCTGGCCCTGACGGGCGCGATCGCCCTGTCCGGATGCGCCGCCCCCGCGGCCGAGGAGACCGCGCAGGCCGATGCGCCGGCGGCGGCCGCGGAGTGGCCCCGCACCTTCGAGAATGCGGACGGGACGACCACCGAGATCCCCGAGCAGCCCGAGCGCGTCGTCTCGACGGCGGTCTCGGTGACCGGCACCCTGCTCGCCATCGACGCCCCGGTGGTCGCGAGCGGCTCGCAGGTGGGCGGCGTCTGGTTCGATCAGTGGGCCGACGTCGCCGATGAGCGCGAGGTCGACAACCTCTGGAGCGTCGGCGAGTTCGACCTCGAAGCCGTGATGGCGAGCGATCCCGATCTCATCGTCGTCGCGACGAGCGGTCGTGACGCGCTCACTGACCAGGTCGCCGACCTCCAGTCGGTGGCGCCCACCGTGGTCGTCGACTACGGGGCGCAGACCTGGCAGGATCTGGCGCTCGAGCTCGGCGCGGCCACGGGGCTCGAGAGCGAGGCGGAGGGTGCCGTCGACGACTTCGACGCCCTCGTCGGCGAGACCGCCGCCGCGATCGACGTGCCCGACGGCACCGCCAACATCGTCTCGTTCAACGGCCCCGGGCAGGACAACCCGATCGGCCGGGTCGGCGGCTCGCACGCCGACCTGCTCGAGTCGCTCGGCTTCACGGTCGAGGATCCCGATCCGAGCTGGCACACGCAGGCGCAGGGGCGTTCCGACTTCGTGTGGGCGAGCTACGAGATGCTGCTGCAGCTGACGAGCGAGACGACGTTCATCCTGTCGGCCGACGACGAGATGGCGCAGGGCTTCGCCACGGATCCGGTGCTGGCGAACGTCCCGTCGGTCGCGGCCGGCCAGGTCTACGGGCTGGGCGTCAACTCGTTCCGCATGGACCCCTACAGCTCGGCCGAGATCGTCGAGCACGTGCGGGACCTGTTCTCCTGA
- a CDS encoding TetR/AcrR family transcriptional regulator: protein MSESRENAPRRRQQRGIETQSALLEAAGRVFSRMEYDKAKLKDISDDAGISLGSLYFHFGNKDDVAAAVLDAQQERMTEVLSSVVETEGSSLGRLLDLLDGVAELISADALVQAGIRLVGSLPDELKDRGYGFYEEWQRVAETLIREGLEDGSVTTARQTPAELAELVNELFVGAQVLAGMKDGWQTLPERIRRIRPVLESVLAPSSAA from the coding sequence ATGTCCGAGAGCCGGGAGAACGCGCCCCGAAGGCGCCAGCAGCGCGGCATCGAGACGCAGTCCGCCCTGCTCGAGGCGGCGGGTCGGGTGTTCTCGCGGATGGAGTACGACAAGGCGAAGTTGAAGGACATCTCCGATGATGCGGGGATCAGCCTGGGGTCGTTGTACTTCCATTTCGGGAACAAGGATGATGTGGCTGCTGCGGTGCTGGATGCGCAGCAGGAGCGGATGACCGAGGTGCTGTCGTCGGTGGTGGAGACGGAGGGGTCGTCTCTGGGGCGGTTGTTGGATCTGCTGGATGGTGTGGCGGAGTTGATCTCGGCGGATGCGCTGGTGCAGGCGGGGATTCGTCTGGTGGGTTCGTTGCCGGATGAGTTGAAGGATCGCGGGTACGGGTTCTACGAGGAGTGGCAGCGGGTGGCGGAGACGCTGATCCGCGAGGGCCTCGAAGACGGCTCCGTCACCACCGCGCGGCAGACCCCCGCGGAGCTCGCCGAACTCGTGAACGAGCTCTTCGTCGGCGCACAGGTGCTCGCGGGCATGAAGGACGGTTGGCAGACGCTGCCCGAGCGGATCCGCAGGATCCGGCCCGTGCTCGAGTCCGTGCTCGCGCCCTCGTCCGCGGCTTGA